The genomic DNA CGCCACGTCCGCGGGAGCGCCCCACGGGAGGATGGGGGCCGAGCGGTCCACGCCCGGGTGGCACAGCCAGCTCTTCGCGCTCGTCACCACGCGGCCGGGCACGCGGGCGCCCTGCCAGCGGGCGAACTCACCCACCACCTGGGGGCTCTCGCCCCAGGGCAGGCGCAGCGTCCCGGCGGCGAGTTCATGCCCGGCGGGCACGTAGATGCAGGAGGGCAGCAGGGGCCTCGCGCTCACTTCGCCCTGCCGCACCAGCTGGGGGACGGGGAAGTCCCGGAGGGGGGCGCCAGGCCCCTGGGCGGGGTCCACCGAGGCGACGGCGCAGTGAGTGGTTCCGAGGTCGATGCCGACGATGTGCATAAGCGTGGGGTGCTTCTACTCCTTCATGCGGACGTTGAGCTCCAGCTTCCAGCGGCCGGGGCCGTTCTTCTCCAGGCAGCGCAGCTCGAGCGTGCCCACCTCGGTGACGGCGGCCTGGAGGTTGACCGGGGTGAGGTCTCCGAAGGGGGCGGGGGTGCCCGGGAGCGTCGTCTCCAGGGGAGCCAGCTCCTCGAACTCGGGGTTGCCCTCCACGTCGTCCACGAAGGTGCCCACCTTGTCGTCGCGCCGCACGGACGAGGCGAAGAAGCGGAAGCGCGTGGGCTCGCCGGTGACGAGGCCGAACTCCTGCGGCGGCACGTCCGCCTGGGTGCCTTCCTCCATGCCGAAGGGGGCCACGCACAGTCCCTTCACGGGCGGCTCCATGCCGGGCACGGCGGGCATGGCCGTCTCCACGCCCACGAAGTAGGCGCGCGCGGTGCCGCCGCGGATGCGCAGGCCGTGGCCCTGGCGGACCCAACCGTAATAGGCGGCGCCGCGCGCCACGGCCAGGTCCAGGTCCGCGCCCTCGAGCTCCCGGGCGGGCTGGCCTCCGTCGGCGGCGAGCCAGGCGTTGAGCACGTCCATGACGCGGGCCTTGAGGGGCCCGGCCTTGAAGACGCCTCCATTGAAGAGCACGGCGGTGGGGTGGATGAAGGCCTTGCCGCCCACGTCCACGGGCGAGTCCGGTGAATTGGCCAGGGCCTGGGCCTGCCGGGTGAGGAAGGCGGCGAGGTGGCGCGTCACGGCGGCGTCCTGCGCGTAGGGCAGGGCCATCTGCGCGAGACCGGTGCGCCGGGCCACGCGTGGCATCTCGGTGAGGGGGGAGGCGGGGAAGAAGCCCTCGGTGAGGACGCGGTCGAGCTCCTCCCGGGTCAGCTCCGTGCGGATGGTACCGCCCAGCAGCGAGGAGCCCCGGCTGGCGATGGCCAGGGGCGCGTGCGTGAAGGACGCGTTCCCGTAGAGGGTTTCCTTGGCCATGCGGCAGCC from Melittangium boletus DSM 14713 includes the following:
- a CDS encoding Hsp70 family protein encodes the protein MARYAIGIDLGTTHSAVSYLNLEEGKPRGPAQSMLPIPQLTAPGTVEARPLLPSFLYLPSAQEFPAGSLALPWNPNASQISGEFARSHGAKVPTRLVSSAKSWLSHPGVDRRAALLPWQAPEEVQRISPVEASTRYLRHLREAWDHTFARAREEAGNAMASQDVIITVPASFDAAARDLTLEAAKAAGLENLLLLEEPQAALYAWLEAQGESFRKNMKVGEVILVVDVGGGTTDFSLITVRDRAGEVELTRVAVGDHILLGGDNMDLALAHTLQQRLNAEGKKLDAWQFNALTHGCRMAKETLYGNASFTHAPLAIASRGSSLLGGTIRTELTREELDRVLTEGFFPASPLTEMPRVARRTGLAQMALPYAQDAAVTRHLAAFLTRQAQALANSPDSPVDVGGKAFIHPTAVLFNGGVFKAGPLKARVMDVLNAWLAADGGQPARELEGADLDLAVARGAAYYGWVRQGHGLRIRGGTARAYFVGVETAMPAVPGMEPPVKGLCVAPFGMEEGTQADVPPQEFGLVTGEPTRFRFFASSVRRDDKVGTFVDDVEGNPEFEELAPLETTLPGTPAPFGDLTPVNLQAAVTEVGTLELRCLEKNGPGRWKLELNVRMKE